The following are encoded together in the Pseudodesulfovibrio indicus genome:
- a CDS encoding methyl-accepting chemotaxis protein, which translates to MKMKSANTAITVLISFILIFTIAAGVTWVSSNTRKTVFKEVQSAMHNAVEQNMAALGNYISQTGSMAHMLASQQAVRDALEGRDALSADWLFKDLLASSDNYWAAFAFDKRGIVVAGCNAKGQNMAGADRSTRAYAKAVLGGKVDTFLSDEILISKSGGGIMIFATASAVRDHAGEVIGGVGLFPKWDAFTSKFIDPIRVAGEGYGFMLDAKGRIIAHAMDKELYLKDLSDMEFVKTAMTERKGGTAYEWNGRMKYMVFDTLPDMNWTMVMSAYEDDMGAAAAKQRNQLAVGGAVVCLLLIGVMVFIIRKLVTNPVRNILNFASEVADGNLNAELTGSYRFEFKGLSGQIDIMVDELKSKLGFSEGVLKGVVLPCGLTGPDFRMLWVNEPLLRLLEWDGSPEDYVGMPASEFYYRDADRETMTQRAIGENRSLSEEIGYTTPSGRELVLAMTATPFHDMDGRLLGSLTLLIDMTEIRAQQNRIEEQNERISQTAAMAEEISQSLSKAADDLFSQIELASHGAERQRERATETAAAMEEMNATVLEVARNASQAAEDSDTARRNAQDGERIVGQVVDAVGDVQAQADNLKVSMEDLGQRAGEIGKVMEVITDIADQTNLLALNAAIEAARAGEAGRGFAVVADEVRKLAEKTMAATREVGDAIGRIQAMTRDSIKATEAAVASVSRSTGLAEDSGRALQEIVGNVENAFDQVRTIAAASEQQSATSEEINRATEEVNAISQETSQVMREASEAIRGIADMAGRLNSVIEQMSA; encoded by the coding sequence ATGAAGATGAAAAGTGCCAACACCGCCATCACCGTTCTCATTTCCTTCATCCTGATTTTCACGATCGCAGCCGGAGTGACCTGGGTCAGTTCGAACACTCGCAAGACCGTATTCAAGGAAGTACAGTCGGCCATGCACAATGCCGTGGAGCAGAACATGGCCGCGCTCGGCAACTACATCAGCCAGACCGGAAGCATGGCCCACATGCTGGCCTCGCAGCAGGCGGTCCGGGACGCGCTGGAGGGGAGGGACGCGCTGTCCGCCGACTGGCTCTTCAAGGACCTCCTTGCGTCGTCCGACAACTACTGGGCGGCCTTTGCCTTCGACAAGCGGGGCATCGTGGTCGCCGGATGCAACGCCAAGGGCCAGAACATGGCCGGGGCGGACCGCAGCACGCGCGCCTATGCCAAGGCCGTGCTCGGGGGCAAGGTCGACACTTTTCTTTCCGATGAGATTCTGATCTCCAAGAGCGGGGGCGGCATCATGATCTTCGCCACGGCCAGCGCTGTCCGCGATCACGCGGGCGAGGTCATCGGCGGGGTCGGGCTGTTTCCCAAGTGGGACGCCTTCACCTCCAAGTTCATCGACCCGATCCGCGTGGCCGGAGAGGGGTACGGGTTCATGCTCGACGCCAAGGGGCGGATCATCGCCCACGCCATGGACAAGGAGCTGTATCTCAAGGACCTGAGCGACATGGAGTTCGTCAAGACGGCCATGACCGAGCGAAAGGGCGGCACCGCCTACGAGTGGAACGGCCGGATGAAGTACATGGTCTTCGACACCCTGCCCGACATGAACTGGACCATGGTCATGAGCGCCTACGAAGACGACATGGGCGCCGCGGCCGCCAAGCAGCGCAATCAGCTGGCCGTGGGCGGGGCCGTGGTCTGCCTGCTGTTGATCGGGGTCATGGTCTTCATCATCCGCAAGCTGGTGACCAACCCCGTCAGGAACATCCTGAACTTCGCCTCCGAGGTGGCGGACGGAAACCTCAACGCCGAACTGACCGGGAGCTACCGGTTCGAGTTCAAGGGGCTTTCCGGGCAGATCGACATCATGGTCGACGAGTTGAAGTCCAAGCTCGGCTTTTCCGAGGGCGTGCTCAAGGGCGTGGTCCTGCCTTGCGGCCTGACCGGGCCCGATTTCCGCATGCTGTGGGTCAACGAGCCGCTCCTCCGGTTGCTCGAATGGGACGGCAGTCCCGAGGATTATGTGGGCATGCCCGCCTCCGAGTTCTACTACCGCGATGCGGACAGGGAGACCATGACCCAGCGGGCCATCGGCGAGAACCGGTCCCTGAGCGAGGAGATCGGCTACACCACGCCTTCGGGACGCGAGCTGGTCCTGGCCATGACGGCCACCCCGTTCCACGACATGGACGGCCGGCTGCTCGGCTCCCTGACCCTGCTCATCGACATGACCGAGATCCGGGCGCAGCAGAACAGGATCGAGGAGCAGAACGAGCGCATCTCGCAGACGGCGGCCATGGCCGAGGAGATTTCACAGAGCCTGAGCAAGGCCGCGGACGACCTGTTCTCCCAGATCGAGCTGGCGTCCCACGGCGCGGAGCGGCAGCGGGAGCGGGCCACCGAGACCGCCGCCGCCATGGAGGAGATGAACGCCACGGTGCTGGAGGTGGCGCGCAACGCCAGCCAGGCCGCCGAGGATTCGGACACCGCCCGCAGGAACGCCCAGGACGGCGAGCGGATCGTGGGCCAGGTGGTCGACGCGGTCGGCGACGTCCAGGCCCAGGCCGACAACCTCAAGGTCTCCATGGAGGACCTGGGCCAGCGGGCCGGGGAGATCGGCAAGGTCATGGAGGTCATCACCGACATCGCGGACCAGACCAATCTCCTGGCGCTCAACGCGGCCATCGAGGCGGCACGCGCGGGCGAGGCCGGTCGCGGATTCGCCGTGGTCGCGGACGAGGTCCGCAAGCTGGCCGAGAAGACCATGGCCGCCACCCGCGAGGTGGGCGACGCCATCGGGCGCATCCAGGCCATGACCCGGGACAGCATCAAGGCCACCGAGGCCGCCGTGGCCTCGGTCTCGCGCAGCACCGGGCTGGCCGAGGACTCGGGCCGCGCCCTGCAGGAGATCGTGGGCAACGTGGAGAACGCCTTTGACCAGGTCCGGACCATTGCCGCCGCTTCGGAGCAGCAGTCCGCCACCAGCGAGGAGATTAACCGCGCCACCGAGGAGGTCAACGCCATCTCCCAGGAGACCTCGCAGGTCATGCGCGAGGCCTCGGAGGCCATTCGCGGCATCGCGGACATGGCGGGCCGCCTGAACTCGGTCATCGAGCAGATGTCCGCCTAG
- the mtnA gene encoding S-methyl-5-thioribose-1-phosphate isomerase: MTDHIQFSSEKDALILLDQRYLPNREDWFECRTTDDICYALVVMVVRGAPAIGVTAAYGCYLAGREVQGLGGDWKVNLEAKLDQIHDARPTAVNLRWAVREMRRVWEEAGDVSLEELLGIWLERAREIHAGDIEMCELIGKFGGALIDDGDTVMTHCNAGALATAGYGTALGVIRGAVDQGKKVSVIANETRPFLQGARLTAYELHKDGIPVKVACDNACALLMKRGLVDKVVVGADRITANGDAVNKIGTFGVAIIAKRFNVPFYVAAPLYTIDLETPTGDDVTIEDRDPREVTHIGDHRIPPEGVEVYNLAFDPTPNELITGIITEKGVLYPPYTESIRKLFE; this comes from the coding sequence ATGACCGATCACATTCAGTTTTCGTCCGAGAAGGACGCCTTGATTCTGTTGGACCAGCGGTACCTGCCGAACCGGGAGGACTGGTTCGAGTGCCGGACCACGGACGACATCTGCTACGCCCTGGTGGTCATGGTGGTGCGCGGCGCGCCCGCCATCGGCGTGACCGCGGCCTACGGCTGTTACCTGGCCGGGCGCGAGGTGCAGGGCCTGGGCGGCGACTGGAAGGTGAACCTTGAAGCCAAGCTGGACCAGATCCACGACGCCCGGCCCACGGCGGTGAACCTGCGCTGGGCCGTGCGCGAGATGCGCCGGGTCTGGGAGGAGGCGGGCGACGTGTCCCTTGAGGAGCTGCTCGGAATCTGGCTTGAACGTGCCAGGGAGATTCACGCGGGCGACATCGAGATGTGCGAGCTGATCGGCAAGTTCGGCGGCGCGCTCATCGACGACGGCGACACGGTCATGACCCACTGCAACGCGGGCGCGCTGGCCACGGCGGGCTACGGCACGGCGCTGGGCGTGATCCGGGGCGCGGTGGACCAGGGCAAGAAGGTCTCGGTCATCGCCAACGAGACCCGGCCGTTTTTGCAGGGCGCGCGGCTGACAGCGTACGAGCTGCACAAGGACGGCATCCCGGTGAAGGTGGCCTGCGACAACGCCTGCGCCCTGCTCATGAAGCGCGGCCTGGTGGACAAGGTGGTGGTCGGCGCGGACCGGATCACCGCCAACGGCGATGCGGTGAACAAGATCGGGACCTTCGGCGTGGCGATCATCGCCAAGCGGTTCAACGTCCCGTTCTACGTGGCGGCCCCGCTGTACACCATCGACCTGGAAACCCCCACGGGCGACGACGTGACCATCGAGGACCGCGACCCGCGCGAGGTGACGCACATCGGGGACCACCGCATCCCGCCTGAGGGCGTGGAGGTCTACAACCTGGCCTTCGACCCGACCCCCAATGAATTGATCACCGGCATCATCACCGAGAAGGGCGTGCTCTATCCGCCCTACACGGAGTCCATTCGCAAGCTGTTCGAATAG
- the gatB gene encoding Asp-tRNA(Asn)/Glu-tRNA(Gln) amidotransferase subunit GatB has product MSRYETVIGLEVHAQLKTESKIFCSCSTKFGNEPNENVCAVCSGMPGVLPVLNEKVAEYAAKMGLATDCVVNLKSVFARKNYFYPDLPKGYQISQFELPICEHGHVDIEVDGVKKRVGLTRIHMEEDAGKNIHSAADNASFVDLNRTGVPLIEIVSEPDMRSAEEAVAYLKELRNVLLYLGICDGNMEEGSFRCDANVSVRPEGQAEFGTRAEIKNLNSFKHIQKAIEYEVGRQIDLVEDGEQVVQETRLYNVDKGTTHSMRSKEEAHDYRYFPDPDLVPLVLDQAWIDAWRAELPELPAAKRQRFMAEYGLADYDAALISAELAVAEYFEAAVKAYAGEPKKVTNWVVGDLLPFCNESGTAPCEVRLSPEKLAGLLKLVDDGTISVKIGKDIFRDLCASGDDPAEYVKAKGLVQMSDSSELEAMVDKVIADNPSEVEAYKGGKTKLMGFFMGQVMRLSKGQANPGVVTKIIQEKLS; this is encoded by the coding sequence ATGTCCCGCTACGAAACCGTCATCGGCCTGGAAGTCCACGCCCAGTTGAAAACAGAGAGCAAGATCTTCTGCTCCTGCTCCACCAAGTTCGGGAACGAACCCAACGAGAACGTCTGCGCGGTCTGCTCCGGCATGCCCGGCGTGCTGCCCGTGCTCAACGAGAAGGTCGCCGAATACGCGGCCAAGATGGGCCTCGCCACCGACTGCGTGGTGAACCTCAAGTCCGTGTTCGCGCGCAAGAACTACTTCTATCCCGACCTGCCCAAGGGGTATCAGATTTCCCAGTTCGAGCTGCCCATCTGCGAGCACGGCCATGTCGATATCGAAGTGGACGGCGTGAAGAAGCGCGTCGGCCTGACCCGCATCCACATGGAAGAGGACGCGGGCAAGAACATCCATTCCGCCGCCGACAACGCCAGTTTCGTGGACCTGAATCGCACCGGCGTGCCGCTCATCGAGATCGTGTCCGAGCCGGACATGCGTTCGGCCGAAGAGGCCGTGGCCTACCTCAAGGAGCTGCGCAACGTGCTGCTCTACCTGGGCATCTGCGACGGCAACATGGAGGAGGGCTCTTTCCGCTGCGATGCCAACGTCTCTGTCCGGCCCGAGGGCCAGGCCGAGTTCGGCACCCGCGCCGAGATCAAGAACCTGAACTCCTTCAAGCACATCCAGAAGGCCATCGAATACGAGGTCGGCCGCCAGATCGACCTGGTGGAGGACGGCGAACAGGTGGTCCAGGAAACCCGGCTGTACAACGTGGACAAGGGCACCACCCACTCCATGCGGAGCAAGGAGGAGGCCCACGACTACCGCTATTTCCCGGACCCGGACCTGGTGCCGCTGGTCCTGGACCAGGCGTGGATCGACGCATGGCGCGCCGAATTGCCCGAACTGCCCGCCGCCAAGCGCCAGCGGTTCATGGCCGAATACGGCCTGGCCGACTACGACGCGGCCCTGATCAGCGCGGAGCTGGCCGTGGCCGAATACTTCGAGGCCGCGGTCAAGGCGTACGCGGGCGAGCCCAAGAAGGTCACCAACTGGGTGGTCGGCGACCTGCTGCCGTTCTGCAACGAGTCCGGCACCGCCCCGTGCGAGGTCAGGCTCTCGCCGGAGAAGCTGGCCGGGCTGCTCAAGCTCGTGGACGACGGGACCATCTCGGTCAAGATCGGCAAGGACATCTTCCGCGACCTGTGCGCTTCCGGCGACGATCCCGCCGAGTACGTCAAGGCCAAGGGGCTGGTTCAGATGTCCGATTCCTCGGAGCTGGAAGCCATGGTCGACAAGGTCATCGCAGACAACCCGTCCGAGGTCGAGGCCTACAAGGGCGGCAAGACCAAGCTCATGGGCTTCTTCATGGGCCAGGTCATGCGCCTCTCCAAAGGCCAGGCCAACCCCGGCGTGGTGACCAAGATCATTCAGGAAAAGCTATCGTAA
- a CDS encoding DUF4254 domain-containing protein — protein sequence MADINKETIKETIQDAIAHQTRSVLDWHFGEPVYEGDPADDLAGVRGLRELIARQHWANFQLWHVEDRARRKDVDAKVIADCKYAIDKLNQKRNDLIERVDECLINMLEPLLPSDAPERYNTETVGAALDRLSIQALKIYHMKEQCSRKDVDEEHVRQCDDKVGVLKRQHHDLERAILELLEEYFSGTKKPKVYFQFKMYNDPKLNPELYGTKK from the coding sequence ATGGCTGACATCAATAAAGAGACGATCAAGGAAACCATCCAGGACGCCATCGCCCATCAGACGCGTTCCGTCCTGGACTGGCACTTCGGCGAGCCCGTGTACGAGGGCGACCCCGCCGACGACCTGGCCGGAGTGCGCGGTCTGCGCGAACTCATCGCCCGCCAGCACTGGGCCAACTTCCAGCTCTGGCACGTCGAGGACCGCGCCCGGCGCAAGGACGTCGACGCCAAGGTCATCGCGGACTGCAAGTACGCCATCGACAAGCTCAACCAGAAGCGCAACGACCTCATCGAGCGCGTGGACGAGTGTCTGATCAACATGCTGGAGCCGCTGCTTCCGAGCGACGCGCCGGAGCGCTACAACACCGAGACCGTGGGCGCGGCCCTGGACCGGCTGTCCATCCAGGCGCTCAAGATCTACCACATGAAGGAACAGTGCTCCCGCAAGGACGTGGACGAGGAACACGTCCGCCAGTGCGACGACAAGGTCGGCGTGCTCAAGCGCCAGCACCACGACCTGGAGCGGGCCATCCTCGAACTGCTCGAAGAATATTTTTCCGGGACCAAGAAGCCCAAGGTCTACTTCCAATTCAAGATGTACAACGACCCGAAGCTGAACCCGGAACTCTACGGAACCAAGAAATAG
- a CDS encoding MltA domain-containing protein codes for MRKPYPEIKTTAGRALRLLLAVCCLAALMSCVKYGPIYRGQVEDPAPSAGEAVAEGETGEAAPCAVGEEPESGLTGLYRARVVDRLSLKPVREPLSIPTCDMFFPLSNVEGAENLARLDIRSQGLTSWTALEDPVQRSLEYALNMPKDEPALARPGMSLTWGQVVRSLEEFLDLLPLLDSDPDLLAERFVWYGMRQKPLMTGYYTPEIEASLERIPGYDFPIYGVPDDLRYGPVRGHAQFYRVEKGSVLPYYRRGDVDIDKVLSGRGLEIAWAKDPVDVFYMQVEGCGRLRLPDGTTRNVLYGAKNGYGFRSLGRILHSKGLLADGHLAKEHVKEYFASHPEQMFELMAENRSYVFFRLENSPPEGTIGKPLTPMVSLATDRKLLPLGSLLAFEAEIPEAAGGRPSGKRKVAGIGLAQDTGTAIQGSRVDYYIGEGNEVAPIASNIKTEATVYLLISKEALING; via the coding sequence ATGCGGAAACCATACCCTGAAATCAAGACAACCGCCGGGCGCGCGCTCCGGCTGCTGTTGGCCGTGTGCTGCCTGGCCGCGCTCATGTCCTGCGTCAAGTACGGGCCGATCTATCGCGGCCAGGTGGAGGACCCCGCCCCGTCCGCCGGGGAGGCCGTGGCCGAAGGGGAGACCGGGGAGGCCGCTCCCTGCGCCGTGGGCGAGGAGCCGGAGAGCGGGCTGACCGGGCTGTACCGCGCCCGCGTGGTGGACCGGCTGTCGCTCAAGCCGGTGCGCGAGCCGCTGTCCATTCCAACCTGCGACATGTTCTTCCCCCTGTCCAACGTGGAGGGCGCCGAAAACCTGGCCCGGCTGGACATCCGCAGCCAGGGCCTGACCTCCTGGACCGCCCTTGAGGACCCGGTGCAGCGCAGCCTGGAATACGCCCTGAACATGCCCAAGGACGAGCCCGCCCTGGCCCGGCCCGGCATGTCCCTGACCTGGGGCCAGGTTGTCCGCTCGCTGGAGGAATTTCTCGACCTGCTGCCGCTGCTCGACTCGGACCCCGACCTGCTGGCCGAGCGGTTCGTGTGGTACGGCATGCGCCAGAAGCCGCTCATGACCGGCTATTACACCCCGGAGATCGAGGCCAGCCTCGAACGCATCCCCGGCTACGACTTTCCCATCTACGGCGTGCCGGACGACCTGCGCTACGGCCCGGTGCGCGGCCACGCCCAGTTCTACCGGGTGGAGAAGGGCAGCGTCCTGCCTTACTACCGCCGGGGCGACGTGGACATCGACAAGGTCCTGTCCGGGCGCGGCCTGGAGATCGCCTGGGCCAAGGATCCGGTGGACGTCTTCTACATGCAGGTGGAAGGGTGCGGACGGCTGCGGCTGCCCGACGGGACCACCCGCAACGTGCTCTACGGGGCCAAGAACGGCTACGGGTTCCGTTCCCTGGGCCGCATCCTGCACTCCAAGGGGCTGCTTGCCGACGGGCATCTGGCCAAGGAGCACGTAAAGGAATATTTCGCCAGCCATCCCGAACAGATGTTCGAGCTGATGGCCGAAAACCGGAGCTACGTCTTCTTCCGGCTGGAGAACTCCCCGCCGGAGGGGACCATAGGAAAGCCGTTGACGCCGATGGTTTCACTGGCTACAGACCGAAAGCTCCTGCCGCTCGGCAGTCTGCTGGCCTTCGAGGCCGAGATTCCCGAAGCCGCCGGGGGACGTCCCTCGGGCAAGCGCAAGGTCGCGGGCATCGGCCTGGCCCAGGACACCGGCACGGCCATCCAGGGGTCCCGCGTGGACTATTACATAGGCGAAGGCAACGAGGTCGCTCCCATTGCGAGCAACATCAAGACCGAAGCCACCGTTTACCTCCTCATAAGCAAAGAAGCACTGATCAATGGCTGA
- a CDS encoding NAD(+)/NADH kinase: MHQAVGKILIVAKPNDAEAASVRSAMTAFLAGRGVEFDACEHRPDSCLEEDLPSGPYDLVMVLGGDGTFIGTARRLLHLRAPFMGVNLGRVGFLAQLRPDGWLPWLETALADGVEVEERLVLAYDVVRNGRPIHSGLAVNDLVVSRGELARLIRLGVEADGVAISSMRADGLIVSTPTGSSAYGVSAGGPLLHTGLKVFCATPVCPFLNGFKPMVFPEEAEVVVRVEERGGEVYLTEDGQSVTGLRHGDEVTIRRAEAPLQVVDLGPGAYYDKLKKHGFLTER, from the coding sequence ATGCACCAAGCTGTCGGAAAAATCCTGATCGTGGCCAAGCCCAATGACGCCGAGGCCGCGTCCGTGCGCTCCGCCATGACCGCCTTCCTGGCCGGTCGCGGGGTCGAATTCGACGCCTGCGAGCACCGTCCCGACTCCTGTTTGGAGGAGGACCTGCCTTCCGGCCCTTACGACCTGGTCATGGTCCTGGGCGGCGACGGCACGTTCATCGGGACGGCCCGGCGGCTGCTCCATCTGCGCGCACCGTTCATGGGCGTCAATCTCGGCCGCGTGGGGTTCCTGGCCCAGCTGCGCCCGGACGGCTGGCTCCCCTGGCTGGAGACGGCCCTGGCGGACGGGGTGGAGGTGGAGGAACGGCTGGTCCTGGCCTACGACGTGGTCCGCAACGGCCGTCCGATCCACTCCGGACTGGCCGTCAACGATCTGGTCGTCAGCAGGGGGGAGCTCGCGCGGCTCATCCGGCTCGGCGTCGAGGCCGACGGCGTCGCCATCTCCTCCATGCGCGCCGACGGGCTGATCGTGTCCACGCCCACGGGGTCTTCGGCCTACGGGGTTTCCGCGGGCGGGCCGCTCCTGCACACCGGGCTCAAGGTCTTCTGCGCGACCCCGGTCTGCCCCTTCCTGAACGGGTTCAAGCCCATGGTCTTCCCGGAAGAGGCCGAGGTCGTGGTCCGGGTGGAGGAGCGGGGCGGTGAGGTCTACCTGACCGAGGACGGACAGTCCGTGACCGGGCTGCGCCACGGCGACGAGGTGACCATCCGTCGGGCGGAGGCACCCCTTCAGGTGGTCGATCTCGGCCCCGGCGCCTATTATGATAAATTGAAGAAACACGGCTTTCTGACCGAGAGGTGA
- a CDS encoding DVU0524 family FlgM-associated protein, whose translation MNTSSANVRNMLRTYGKQLTSAKRLARFRQAMEGTQPPDDIARQAKRRELVQRIAHEVIENLIVNSSPSPVVKAVLDQLEREFGHRYLFEYPLDGGDVHILRETPQGPLDVEGAERNKVLRRLWEIALSKVDGTML comes from the coding sequence GTGAATACATCGTCCGCCAATGTACGCAACATGCTGCGCACCTACGGAAAGCAGCTCACGAGCGCGAAGCGTCTTGCGCGCTTCAGGCAGGCGATGGAAGGCACACAGCCGCCTGACGACATCGCCAGGCAGGCCAAGCGCCGGGAACTGGTGCAGCGCATAGCGCACGAGGTCATTGAAAACCTGATCGTCAACTCCTCCCCTTCCCCTGTGGTCAAGGCTGTCCTCGACCAGCTGGAACGGGAGTTCGGGCACCGGTACCTTTTCGAGTACCCGCTCGATGGAGGCGACGTTCACATACTCAGGGAGACCCCGCAGGGACCGCTGGACGTTGAGGGAGCCGAAAGGAACAAGGTTCTGCGAAGACTGTGGGAAATAGCTTTGTCAAAGGTGGATGGCACCATGCTTTGA
- the flgM gene encoding flagellar biosynthesis anti-sigma factor FlgM gives MVIRNIVGDQNPYANKKIERPEPKEVQRTQESVKTSGEAADRVVLSSEARLRGAALQTAKDAPDVRREKVDELKRKVKDGTYRPDLKKAAANLIRDDLDLLV, from the coding sequence ATGGTTATTAGAAACATTGTAGGGGATCAGAACCCTTACGCAAACAAGAAGATCGAAAGGCCAGAGCCCAAGGAGGTCCAGCGGACGCAGGAAAGCGTCAAGACCTCCGGCGAGGCTGCCGACCGCGTGGTCCTCTCCTCCGAGGCCCGGCTGCGCGGCGCGGCCCTCCAGACGGCGAAGGATGCGCCCGACGTCCGCCGCGAGAAGGTGGACGAGCTCAAGCGCAAGGTCAAGGACGGGACCTACAGGCCCGACCTGAAAAAGGCCGCCGCGAATCTCATTCGCGACGACCTCGATCTTCTGGTTTAG
- the fliW gene encoding flagellar assembly protein FliW, with product MTRLGEREIRADSIIYFPRGLVGLEDKREFSLLPIREGDSPFLLLQCTTDPGLGLLVADPYSFLDDYDVKIENPERKVLKVENIRQLAVLVTVTIPQDKPEDTTLNLQGPIVINTEAKIGLQVPQTEAGYPTHFHPIGA from the coding sequence ATGACGAGGCTGGGCGAACGGGAGATCCGCGCCGACAGCATCATCTATTTCCCGCGCGGGCTCGTCGGGCTTGAGGACAAGCGCGAGTTCTCCCTGCTTCCCATCCGGGAAGGGGACTCTCCGTTCCTGCTGCTGCAATGCACCACCGACCCCGGCCTGGGGCTCCTGGTGGCCGATCCCTACAGCTTCCTCGACGACTATGACGTGAAGATCGAGAATCCGGAACGCAAGGTCCTGAAGGTGGAGAACATCCGCCAGCTGGCGGTCCTGGTGACCGTGACCATTCCACAGGACAAGCCTGAAGACACTACTCTCAATCTCCAGGGGCCGATTGTCATCAACACGGAGGCGAAAATAGGTCTTCAGGTTCCTCAGACGGAAGCGGGGTATCCCACGCATTTCCATCCGATAGGAGCTTGA
- the csrA gene encoding carbon storage regulator CsrA: MLILTRRPGESLYLGDTIKLKILSVQGKQIKIGLDVPEDMTVYREEVYLKIKEQNRQALEISQQDLLAAAALWQKKEQKK, translated from the coding sequence ATGTTGATTCTGACCCGGAGACCGGGAGAAAGCCTCTACCTGGGCGACACCATCAAACTGAAGATCCTGAGCGTTCAGGGGAAGCAGATAAAGATCGGCCTGGATGTGCCCGAAGACATGACCGTCTATCGGGAAGAGGTCTATTTGAAGATCAAGGAACAGAACAGGCAGGCGCTGGAAATCAGCCAGCAGGACCTGCTCGCGGCGGCTGCGCTATGGCAAAAGAAAGAACAAAAAAAATAA